From the genome of Gammaproteobacteria bacterium:
GCACGCTGGCGGCGTCTCTCCCCTGCTGCATGTCAGTGCCCGCTGCTCAGAGCTCGGCCACCGCGTCCATTTCAACTGGCACACCCTTCGGAAGCTCCTTCACGCCGACTGCCGCGCGCGCCGGGTAAGGTTCGTCGAACACCTCGGCCATGATCTCGTTGACCTTGGCAAAGTTGCCGAGATCGGTGAGATAGATATTCAGCTTGACGATGTTCGTCATGGTGCCGCCAGCAGCCTCCATCACCGCCGCCAGGTTGGAAAACACCTGCCGCACCTGCTCCTCGAAGCCTTCGACCACTTCCATGCTGGCCGGCACGAG
Proteins encoded in this window:
- a CDS encoding RidA family protein, whose translation is MSREIISTDKAPAAIGTYSQAVKVGSTVYLSGQIPLVPASMEVVEGFEEQVRQVFSNLAAVMEAAGGTMTNIVKLNIYLTDLGNFAKVNEIMAEVFDEPYPARAAVGVKELPKGVPVEMDAVAEL